The Melitaea cinxia chromosome 24, ilMelCinx1.1, whole genome shotgun sequence genome window below encodes:
- the LOC123665640 gene encoding protein FAM183A-like, producing the protein MGREGKCTFGTRMPIDIHMLNEIIYREVKHFRNYKIYRPNFGSIPVTGKFYAAHDQLKAESKEQTEKVDNYHHNVAQTRAKGPHSKYPAPATDNQVYGWYDQPLVPMDRNDRRFYHPKRESSHTKVEIIILMSNPRKRGQTSQDVPRKVK; encoded by the exons ATGGGCCGAGAAGGAAAATGTACGTTCGGAACGCGGATGCCGATCGACATTCACATGCTTAACGAAATCATATACAGAGAAGTGAAACACTTTCGCAATTATAAGATATATAGACCGAACTTTGGAT CTATACCAGTGACGGGCAAATTCTATGCCGCTCATGACCAGCTCAAAGCAGAATCGAAAGAGCAAACTGAGAAGGTCGATAACTATCATCACAACGTTGCGCAGACGAGGGCTAAGGGACCACATAGCAAATACCCTGCACCGGCGACTGACAACCAAGt ttatggcTGGTACGACCAACCATTAGTTCCAATGGACCGTAACGACCGACGCTTCTATCATCCGAAGAGGGAGAGCTCACACACTAAAGTCGAAATCATTATCCTCATGTCTAACCCGAGGAAAAGAGGACAAACCTCGCAAGATGTCCCACGAAAGGTGAAATAA